The following is a genomic window from Elaeis guineensis isolate ETL-2024a chromosome 10, EG11, whole genome shotgun sequence.
ATATGTTGTCCATAACTAGCTACCTTAGCAACCTAAAACATTTCTTAGAAAAATATTCAAATTATAGAAAATCATTGGCCAAATAATTCCATCATGTACATGTTAAATTTGCCTTAACCTTCGTACAAGCTCCTCTAATTAGTAAGTTTCATCGAACAATATCCTCTCTCTATTAGTATTCTTGCACATCTATATATATGCTCTATAGGAATTATGTATATTCTTCACTCACCTATTCCTACCCAAATTACTTGCTTCCCACAAGTCCTATGAACTATTTGCCTTATTCCATCATGTCTTTGTTATCTCACGGAAGCACTTTTCTATAGCCCCAAAATGTTTTCCCTAGGTAACCTCTCATTTAAAAGTTTCCCATCAGATTCCCCTCCAAACTCCTTTTCCTCATTCATACTACGTAGATCCATATTTTCAACAGGCATTGATTCCATTATTATCTCATATTAAGTATATGTTCACTTTACTCTCCAAATTTTCCAAGAGTatggttatcttttttttttttgcggggaggcagagaggggggggggggggggggggggggggggggaacgGTCATTCCATTTATCTACACTAAATCAGCACCATTTCATAATATTTAACCAAAATCCAACATCAAAGAATTAAATGATTGTGCATTTAAAAAGGATTTTTAAGTTAATATGCAAGAGAAATCCTTTTTGGTTGGTTTAATTTGCAACTTGAAATCTCACTAGGAAAATTCAGACACCAGGGAAAAGTTTAATACATGAAAGCCTCAAGAAAGTTTGGATTTTAATAATACACCAACCAAGACAGGTTTCTTTCTTCAAAAGCTCTTTGCTCACAATTTTCATATCACAAATGTATGCAAGAATCTTAATCCAATCTTGCTTATTTGTTCTTTATCTAGTTTGCTATCATTATGCTTATAAAGGATAACAGCTTTCATCGTCGTAGCAATAAATTATTGGCTCTATATCTCTTTCCTATCATGTTAAATCTGCCTCAGCACAAGGATATGTTATAAACTTCTGCAAGTGCTGGTTCTCGTAGCATGTGCATAAAGCTCATTGGCCTCAGTCCCACCACAATGTGCTTGTATGATCAAAGTCAGACTATCTTCAAATAAGTTCTTTAGCGCTTTCcatatttttaaatcatttagATTGGTGCTTAATGCCATTTTAAGCTATCTCTTCTACTTCTGTGCAGCATCATCTGTGTTCGTGGCTGAAGGGAGGGAAATGACGCACTTTACCATATTATGACACATCTCTTCGCATTGTTTCATCTTTCATGCAATATATTTTGGACTAGGTATGTGTCCACATGTCGCTAGTTGATCGCATCTCTCGTCCAAGGTTGGCTCCCCTTTGGCCCTTTTCCCAAGGAATGATAGTTATGACCAATCACTAGGGTCAGCCACTGATTATGAGCTGTCCATCAATGATTAGGACTTACGAGCAACCACTTGCCACCAATTGATGTGATGAACCACGGTCACAGTAAACACTTACCATTGGGTTNNNNNNNNNNNNNNNNNNNNNNNNNNNNNNNNNNNNNNNNNNNNNNNNNNNNNNNNNNNNNNNNNNNNNNNNNNNNNNNNNNNNNNNNNNNNNNNNNNNNTGCTGTACCATGGTACTTCAAACCAGAGATCGAGTCAAAATAAATTtctgattaaatcctaatcataAATCCACATTTTGAAAAGCATTGAGTTGAACTCAGAATTATGGAAGTGGTTTATCCAATCATATCTTATTATCATATGAACCTTTCTCTCATAAAAATAAGGTCAGCTGTAGAGTAATACTCTAAACCAAAAAGCTCAAACAAGGATTGGACAGATCTTTACGAATAGCTATCAACTTTTAGGAATTGGTTTTAAAGTCTTGGCCAAGGAACTTATGGCAAGAGAAAATATTTACATGCGAGAGGCCATGAACAGAATGGATATGCTTGCAATTAACATGTCACCCAAGTGTTTGCAACTTGGCATGCACTTGCTATTCAAGGGCACAAATGGAATGCAAAAACAAAGCACACATCATGAAGAAAGTTTATGCCCTAgttattaattactaaaaatatttactcaaaaaaaaagtaTCTTCATTGCAAAAGTTTTGGTGATgtttgccttcaagaaaaaacaAATAGGAATACAATGTAGGCTATATCTTTGGTCACAATCTAAAGAACAATCAGCATCATGTACACAAGTTAACCAACTTTGGCATGACACATAATTTTGGGTGGTAATGTCCTCATACTACCATTATTCATAAGAAGTATTAAAATACCAAGTTTTAGAGAACCGATGAGCGAActttgaaagaagaaaaatgtaaTATGAGCGAATGATCAAATTTTGTATATTGTTACTATAAATTAAAAGAGCGTTATCTAGTGTCTCGATTATAAAATGCATAAAACAGAAAACTCTCTCAAATGTACCACTATGTCACCATTGCGCAGGGAGTAGCATTTGACAGTGTCTCGAGCCAGTCCACCAGATGCATTACCATCAAAATTTCCCTTGTCAACAACTGCATTAAGAAGGCTCACTGacattttcaatgatcctccaatTGATTGGAAACTTCCCCCTGCCATCCCAGAATTCACTGAAGATTGTTCTGCTACATTTCTCTTAGACCAAAGTGGTTCATCCAACTGGGCAATTCTAACaaagaaatttgaatttctaAATCTTTCCAACAAATTTTCAGTCTGTTGCTTATGATCTTCCATCATAAGGAGAGATTTGGTTGCAGAGATAACTCGTCTAGGAGTCATCTCGTTTCCAGCTGATATAGTTTCTCCATTGTCTTTTATACTTTGATGAGCAGTTTCTTCACATGTGCCATTCGCATCCCCCTCCCCACTGGCAGAACTGGATTTAATTCCTAAAATTTCAGTTTTTTGGTTTCCATTCTGACTAGATTTACCATTTTTAGACATCACTGCTGCAACTCTAAATGGAGTAATGATTTCTGAGTCCTGCTTTGCTGCTGACAAGCATACCAGGATATGAATCTGTTCACCTGGGATGGAAACAGATCAGATCCCAACAAAAAAAGTCTTTTGCATGTAATGAATTAGCTGAACAAGAATATTCTGGAAAATCTACTTACCAGGAAAAATGAAAGAACGATCTAACAAGCGCAACTGTAGTATATCAGGTGCATCACTCCAATTGTCTGGAAGTTCCTCTGTAAGTCTAAAGTCAATAACTATGGAATAAATGTAAGAACAATCTTTTACTTTAACAAAAGTATGGATAATATCACATAATCCGTAGTAACCTGAGCTGTACAAAACTGAAAGAAGTTTTAATTTGTAACAGGCAAGATGTAAAACTGTTCGAGTCAAAATGATCAACTTGAGTAGAGGGAATGTGTGTGcataaaaaacaaaaattaataagGATCTAGTACCATTATGTAGCAAACAATATCCATGAAAGTTCAAAATCAATCCATAGCCTCTATCAATGCTTGTGTAGGTTTCATTCATGGGCCTCAACAGATGTCTGAAAGAAAATCatctatttttatttgaaaactcCTGACCAGCAATTTCCACTACTTGCTTAAGTAAATGAATGCCACAAGATCAAACACGAGTCTCAGCATGGTTAGACAACCATACTGGATCCTACTTGAATGGAGCAGGGCCTATGAAGGAAGCAGAAGGGCTCAAAAATGAAGGATACGGTTTAACATATGGAGCAAAAGGATTCATCAAGCTACACCAAATAAGATAAGAAAAGATAGTATAGTAGGGCCTCTTAAGCAATCAAGAACAAACAGTATAAACTACCATGAAGATTCTTGGTTATTTTGTTTTATGGGTATAGGATTCATCAGCTATCTCGCAACAATCTCAATTTGCATGATACCTAGAAGCAGACTAACAAAGCAGGATTTCTTCACGGTCGGgatattaaaataaaagaaacatACAAAGCACATCTGTTTGTTACCGCCAGATATACTCCCGCGGGTCCTAGCTGATTTAGGGGGAACACATCACTCATGAAGAGTGTGGGCTGCCCCCATGTCCCCAAGGCAATAAATATCAGTAttgttaaaatataataaaatccaATGGTCATAATAGGGAAAATGgagcgaaaagaaaaaaaagagttaaGATCCTCAAACTTGACAAAAGTCATACCTATAAATTAAAATGTCTATACAAAATGGCATTTCTCCGTTAAAATTCATCAATTCCTTTAATAGTTTGGAATTTTTAATTGCACTTAACCTATAATAGGATAGCCTCTTTTCCAACTGCAAGGGCTCAAGTGTGTTTTGAAATTCTCTTCTTTTCATCCACATGATTTGCACTTTTAAGAATGTTATATAACAAACAATTTTTTGGTGTGAAGTTCCAACTAAATTCAAGATCTATTGACTAACTTAAACCAGCTCAGCTTTAGAGCAAGCTAAAGCCTAAATCGATTATTGGGAAAGGGCATAGTGTTTGTACGCAACTACAATTTCTCCCAAACCGACATTGAGAAAGAAAATAGCAAGAACTGTATGACACACTTATCTATTTATGGCGAAGCTTGTGCACGTTAAGGGTGTGTTGATGCTGCTTAGAAAAAAGCACTTTGTAACTTCTAAAGCAAAAAAAAGTTTGCTCGAACAGTATCATTGCTTGACACTTGGGCAAGAGGGTGAGTGCTTGATTTTTTCCGGCTGCAATCAGTCCTTTGGAGTGGGGTGGGTAGGTGGGATTAGCTCCTCCTaatcttttctttaaaaaaaaaaaaaaaatcttttaaagaaaaaaagaaggaaaacatTTCTTAAAAAAGTATTTGGTAATGGTACCTTAAAAATGCTTCTACAAAACGAAAAAGTCCAAAAAAGGTGTCAAAAAAATGCTTTTATGAAAAGCTAGAAAACCTAGTTCTTGCTTCTTTTTTTGAAAATAGAAGTGACACCAAACACGACCTAAGCAAAGTTGCCCCAACTAAGACCTTTCACTAGAAAACAACTTCAATGGACAATGGGAGCTCCAAAAAACATCTGATCTACAAATCTGCACtctgatatcaaatctaattactcCTTTGATAAAGAAGAACTTAATGAACCAACTTCAACTTGGCCTACCTCAAGAAATCCATCCTAGGAGGAAGTTGGCATCCGTGTCAATTCCCAAATTTCTCCATGTCTTGTGTTTCTCCTTAGGCACAAGCACTACAAAACTCCCTCAGCACAGAAAAAGGTAATCACATACTAATAAAGTACATCTTTTAGATGCAAGAAAAATAAGCCTCAGCAGAGCAACCTACGAAGCAATACAGACATCCATTAAAATTCTGACTCCATTCTCCCGCTGTTACTTAAGCCAATTCTAACTTTGTAAAATCAAGGCTTTCCATTGGCAAATTTAAAGCTCCCACTCCCCCTCCCCACTCCCAACCCCAAAAAATAACCTTGATTTTGCAGCTTTGGAAACTCTCCCTCCTCCAGATCATTCAAATTCTATAAACATTTTCCAAGCAATCCAAAGTTGAAGTACAAGTGCCTGATTTAAAGAGGAAAGAGCATTTTACGGACAACCTCGATACCATCAACAAACGAAATATTACTTGATAGATGCTACAGTATCAGACACATGACCAGTTAAAGGGGAAATAGTAATTGGTGAATATTTGTAATCCCATCAAACAATCAAGTAGTATTTGATTAACAGTTTTTATCCCATCAAGATATGAAATATCACGCAACAAGTGGGTGAGCCCTTTAAGAAATATATCAAGGACAGCTATCATTCCATCATCTAACAAAGTGACAGTCTATGAAATGCAAAGAAGTGATAGTTGTGATTCAAGAGAAAAAGGTATTTGATGGATGGTCCAGTCATTGGGAGAAGTGTCAAATATCCGACCTGGAATTTTTGCCTTGACAAACTTTTTGAAAGTGTACTAGTAGAGAGTCTCCCACAATTGATGTACATATCTTTAGAGACTAGGGAGTCAGCAGTAGTTTGGGAGGGTCTCATGATCTTGTATCATCATCCCTGGTTTTCTTTGGTACAGTCGGAAACAGAAAACTGTTTTTTCAATATTTGTTATCAGTGGATGATCGCTGCTaactttttgtttttttgttgtgGATGCTTGCTGCTTTAAAGTTGGAAATACTTGAATCTTAAATCTCAACTCTCGTTCAAGAATTCCATTGCAAAATTCATTTCTTTATTCATCAATTTCTTGTTGAATagctttttatatattttcttctcatccaaatataatattttattaataaaagttgatattactattaagaaaaatttaatatttaccaTTCAAGTAATTGGAAGGAACCAGTTGTTCGAAATGATAGACAAGTGCTTCAATGCACCGCAAAAGAACTAGCAATTGTTTATACACAATTTCTACACCACTTAGAAAGCAAATAGGCAGAATCATCCCTCAGTAAAGATTCCACCAAAGGTGTCCTTCAGCTTTTAAAGGGAAAGGAAGAATACTGATCATTTTATCATTATTATCATCCAATCCACATACAACTATACCTTGACAGGGGTCCTAGGAAGGAATTAATAGACATTTTATGACCGGCCATAAGTTCTCAACTAATCGTCACCTTCCAAAATCCTAGCCAAGAACAGTTTGGACAAGAGACAGAGGTGGAATAGAACCTACTTGGGCAGTTGGTTAGTTCAAAGAGATACCTCATCATTAATATTGCTAAGCTCATGTAACCAGACAACAACACTCCAAAAGTCCCTGTTAGACTTGGAAAGAGAATAGAGAAAGTGCAAAGAAGATGAGGTTTCATAATACAAAAAATCATTCATTTCTAAGGTACAACCCACAAGCCAATTGTAGCCATCTTCCGCTCAACCTCCCTCTCTTAATGATTCCTCTCCTTTCCAGGGAAAATACAGATACCTAAGATTAAAGTTATTATTCGTGACAAATATTATTAGACATATAATTTCCCATACTTCTGAAACTTAAATTTGAATCTTTAGGACAAGAAATTATGACCAATTATAGCATTCTTTTTGATAATAGTAACATACACCAACAGGCAACAACTAAGTAAAAAGTTAtattttagtaagttacataggAAATATTCTGATATCATGTTAGAAAATTTCTGCCAATACTAGTATATTTTAGTAAAATGAACCAGGATATGATAGAAAAAAATCGCATTGAGAACAAAGTAGCAAAAAGATGATAAcactttctttatttctttaaaaaaaatagaacttcATAGCACCATATTCACTTTCAGTATTTATTTTGCCTTTAACACATAGTATAAaactatatatgtacatatacgtgTCCCTATGTGTGCTATATATACATTAATACATAAatgtacatatgtgtgtgtgtgttcatatatatatatatgaatgtgcgtgcgtgcgtgcgtgtataCATGAATGTTTTTATATTGTTTCTCCTACTAAAAACCAAGAAATGGGAAATTTCATGGCTCCATTTCACATTCCAAATCTTGTTAATTATCTTTGTCCACTCTTATTTTTAAGAATTTGAGCAAAATGGAGGGCCAATGTAATtgagaaaagaaagaggagaatTTTCCACAtatctgaattaaaaattggtaatttcatatttaaaactttatttagtgcaagtaaaaaagaaaagatcGTACTTGCTGCTAAGTTTTCCTAGATGAATGACCATGCTTTTTGGCAGAGAATCATTTTAAAACACTATACATAGATATATCAGAATAGTATAAACTTGTGGTGATTCTAAAAACAAACAGTTACAAGTGTATGCATTTGTATATGTCTAGAGTTCTTCTAGCGACATGCATACACACAGTTTAAAACACGCTCAATGGACATAAGAAGAATATTCTAAACCAACCTCTTTATACATTTAAAATGATCTGATGAACCACTCATAACTCCCAATATTTTCCACCAAGTAAAATAGATATCAATGATATGGATTGGAGAGTGAAAAAAACTGATAAATGAGATGTATGTGGGAGTTCAAGATATAATTTACTATTGAAATTTACATAGTTCAAGAACCTACCAAAGCCATGCTTATAGAATCTGGAAGTTTTATATTTAggaaatctcagttctcagtacCATGGAGAAGTGTTACTCAGCCTGAGGTAGCAAATTCCTATCACAGTGAACAAGCATTTACAAAGATTCACAAGTAACATTATGTCGATGATCAATTTAACCATGAAACTAGCCTTCATAATCATCAACAATGGCAAATCGAGTCTCTTTGTAATCCAAGTTGTACTTGTTAGTGATAGATTAAGTTTATCTATCTATCAATCATAAGCTTGTCAAAAAATGAATTAAAATGTTTGAGAGAACATACTGCATGGAATTGTGATCCATCCTTCATCTTCTGTAACATCAGCGAGGTTTCCACAAGCAAATTGGTTTTCTAAACCTTGTGTTTCCCCACCTCCATCGCCAACTCCATCACCATCTTTGCCATCATCTTCTTTTGTGCGAGTTCGGAAATGGATCTTCAGCAATGAGACCCTCCAAAGTAGTAGCTTGCTTCTGTGTCAGTGGCACATCTTTCTGCTGTTCAGCTTCAGGAAAACTATGTAGATCTGAAGCTACAGGATGGGCAGTTCTCAATAGAAAATTCATAATTCCGCCCAAAATACCTGCAAAGTCATTAAGGAAAATTTCAGATCCCGTCCAGGAAGAGAATATAAGTCTTTTCCTTAAAATTTAGAAGATTGAATTAGGAATATCTTAAAATTCATTGCACGGGATGGAATACAGCTTACAAGATTTTATCAGGGGCCAGCACACCCCTAGAAACAAATTTAAGATAAGTCAAAACATAGAAAAAGAAAGCACATATGAATGAATATAGGGAACAAAATATTAGGAAGATGGAAATTGATATAAGATCCCCTTCAAAACATGGCTAAATGATGCCACAGTCATATGACTTAGGAGATACAATACTAATGAAAATAGAAATATACATTTTGGCCCTATTAAACACGATAGCCAAAGGATACCAGAACACAAGCATTTTTTATCATGGAGATATTTTTACAGAAGCATGGTAAGATGGGTCAAAACACCTACAACAGACTGCAGTCAGATGGATGACTAGATGATTATAGAGTGTTTTGTGGCAGATTTATGCTTGGTTCACAAAAGGAAGATTTTGGAAGATCACAAAAGGGCCCTAAAGAGTGCTTATTTCAAAACATCTGAAACCAAGAAAGTGCAAACATGCAAGAGTATTTGTGGAAGTTAAGTTGATGATGGTAAAATTAGAAACAACAAGGTGCTTCTATATCAGGAGCATTGAAGTTGCTATAGGTGAGGAAAAGATAATGAAAAACTGGACGAAGGAGTATGGGTATGTGCAACTAACATCTCAGTGGGCCCAATAATTTGAAGAGCTCGTAACACCTAGGGCTGGGACAAGGACGAAAAGattgaaaaaaatgaaaggaagttATAAACAAAATCTGGAGAAGCTTGTGATAAAAATTGATGTGGTCCTGCATACAAATGATGTGCAAAAATGGGTTTGTAAAGCAAATCTCAGTTAGTCAAAAAAAAGAATAACAGGGTTTATTGTTATATATTCAATCCATGCAGAACACAGACACAGCATGAAGCAATATATGCTCCCTACAACACAATTACATGAATAATACACACGCATTTAACTATACTAACTACAAACACTAACTACAATAATGagatgataaaaaaaaagattaccGGTGCTAGTAGCATTAGCAGTGAATTTCATTAAAGAATGAGATGTTACATACACTACTGCTGCTAGGGAGGAAATTGGGATCTGTAAGTCATCAAATACATGATCATACATTGTTTGGTCAATAAAAGATAAAAGGATATTCTTACTTCTTAAAACTTCAATGTGCAATGAGGATTGCTCGTTTCTGAGTCAGCAGGTGACAGGACTTAGCAAAGTATGATAGAAACAATCTTAACTAGAAGGACATACTAACACTACCAATAGTAACCTCGGAGCACCGCTCACATTCAATATTCTAAATCCAGATCCATCGAATGTCGAGATAACAGTGTTTATGAGTCATACTGAACGGTAGTAGTCGCATAGCTCCATCTCAAGTGTTCCACGTCTTGTCAAATGCAACACTTCCATCACAACTAAACCCCAATTTAACTCTTCCAAACCATCAACAGAACACAACTAATCAGAGAACCAGGGTTTATACCACGACACCATGAACCTAAACGCAGACACAGCCCACAGGCCTCTCCACACTCGACCCAAAATAATACAGATGGCAAATTAGTCACGAACAAACATTTGTCAAATGGCACAGTAAAACCACATCAAAACCGAACTACATGAATGAAAAAGAAGATAAgcattcatcaaaaatgaagaaaatgaCAAAACTCAAAAATTCCCAAAAACacacaatcaaaaaaaaaaaagaaaaacagcgcAGTAAATATCATAGAATCCAGATCGATCCACTCTCCATCAAGCAAGAAGCAACAGAGATCAACGACATTAGGGTTTCTAGATGATATAGGGTTTTATATACCGATGATTCAGGAAACAACTTCGAGATTCTGGTCTTTGCAGCAGCGATCGGAAAAGGAGCTAGGGTTTGGGgcagagaaaatgaagaaaatggGATCGGAGGAAAGGGATCTCACCGGACAAAGAGAACAGGGACGGAGCTCCGCCGGCGGTTGGAGAGGTCTTCGAGTGGACTCCGAAGGAGGCGAACAGAATAAAGAAGATGAAATCGAAATGGAGAGAAGTGAAGGTCGCGGAGAGAGAGGTGAAGGCAACCAACCACCTCCACCGCGCGCACGCCTCGCGCACGTGCCCCCTTGTGGCCTCCCACCGTGGCACTTAGCACGCCACTTATGCTTGCACTTCGGAAAGAGCAAGGTCTATTAAAATTAttccccctcttctctctcttgttatgaccattttcttcttctttttttttttcttttacttcctGATGCAACTCAGGTTataatctttttctctctctaaagcacTAAACATGGAGAACTCCACCAATTTGTCACGACTCATTATTTCAACTCTTCATCAATATTCCCTTTTTTTACTGTCACCCTTCTTCTTTCCTATAAAACCTGAAGACTTCGAATCTACTCAAACTTGAGATCTTTAACTCCTCGTTAACTACCTCTACCCCGAGCATCATCATCCCCATCTTGCCGAGTTGATACCATGAGAAATAGATTGAGCTCATCATTAGAGACCTCATGAGAAGGTATCTAAAGGCAAACCAGCATGAATGACGACAAGGTGGCTCATGGTGTATTACTTGAACATATGCTATGTATTGACGAAACAGCAACCAATATATATTGCTTCATTTTGAGGCTTAAATAAGGTATAGTCGATAAATAGTGAGTATATCAATGAATTGTTGGGTATGTTTTGTACCAAGAATGCTTAGATATGAGTTGCTtggatatatattatatattagaaaAAGGTTATTTAAACTGTATATCGAAGAAAGATGAGGAGCAGGGAATACAAGAGAAGCAGTTATATTTTTCCCAGCCGGCCAACCAATCAATGAATGTCTTATCACAaacttttttccttctctttctttagAACTAATCAATGGAATGCAATTGATTTTTCTTATTTAGCTAAACTCTTGTCACTTGCGACTATATTAtggaagagaagaaggaagatTGATTTGAAAGGAGAggtagaaagagaaaaaaaaagaagcaaagaaaaagttggCATCAAGACGGGCATTagcatgagagagaaagaggagtgcATAGGAAAGTTTTGAAAGGAGGCAAATCccatcgatatttttttttttgtttgtatttttattttttttctccttcgatCCTATTAGAGGAGATTTtgcaatcaaaataaataaataataaaatttagatattaattttgCAAGAAATGGtaggattttttttataaataaaatgatCCACATTTAATATTGCTTGGATAATTTGCCTCGATGTATAAGTAAGAAGAAATAGGTAGATCtatgtatatattattatatggtCTAGTAAAATAGTTTAAGTTGTTAATCCCACATCCTCTACTATGAACTCAGCGAACACCCCATGAATTAGCTATATACCCCACTAGCAGCAACCCATCGAGCTTGTTATTTGACAAATTTGGCTTTATTTCTCCAATATTCAAATTCTAGGAAGAAGATATTTGTTTTGAACAATTTGGAGATGTTTTCTTGAGGATGGAGATATAGAAAATGTAGTTGCTTTAATGTCACATAAACTCTCTTATGTTGTGATAACTGAGCAAAACTAATTTATAGAAATTCTAACAAatagttttctattttttaaaaataattattttatatttttataaagaaTTTATTCTTTCAACAAGCATAATGTTCGAAATTTCTTCTGACAACAATGCATATTATCATGAGCTTACAACACCTCTAACTAGCTAAACTATAACATCACCTTAGTCAAATCCATGCCTAATATATCAAGATCAAATTCAATCCATATGCAAACCCATGATTTCTGGTCAAAATGAAAAATAGAAAACCCTAAACCCGACTTATCCATGCATCACATTACATCCACAAGAGTGTAGAAGCCATCCTGCCATCCATGATCCTTTGTGTCTTTCATGCCAGTGTATTCAGGTGTGATGAGTGAAAGAAATCTAGCAGCCAAAACATCCTAGCTTGGATCCGTGCTGGTCCATCCCCATTATCCTACGCCTTCCCCCGCTGCCATCTGACAGCCCATATCACCCACCACCCTCCCACTCAAAGCAAAGAAGACCCATTTACTTCCCTTTCACCTCTCCCATTATTCCGGTGACCGTGAATTCTCC
Proteins encoded in this region:
- the LOC140852124 gene encoding uncharacterized protein: MSKNGKSSQNGNQKTEILGIKSSSASGEGDANGTCEETAHQSIKDNGETISAGNEMTPRRVISATKSLLMMEDHKQQTENLLERFRNSNFFVRIAQLDEPLWSKRNVAEQSSVNSGMAGGSFQSIGGSLKMSVSLLNAVVDKGNFDGNASGGLARDTVKCYSLRNGDIVVHLREFSVLCIL